The nucleotide sequence AGTGGAGGAGGTAGATGAGTAGAAAAGGCTAACTCCTTTGTGTGAGATTTTGATTTTTCAATTTCATCACGAACCAGAGCTGTGTGTTCAATGATACATTCCCTGCTGGAGTTAATGCGCTGGTGAACTTTGGCCTGATGGTTCAATATTCCTTTTACAGTTGGATTTCCAATGTTGCACTTCTGGCAGTAAAACAAGTTTTCTGCACATGCATAAGGATTAGATCCCACCACGGAAGCATCTGCTACATTATCCACTTcatattgagtttttttttcaccacacaCCTCAACTTGTTTACTAGTTTTAGAATCAGAGGATGCAGTCCTTGCTGAGGCCTCAGTTTCATTTTGCGGTATCTTTTTTTGAACCGTAGCACTATACAACAAGATCTCTTCAGTATCTGTTAGTCCATGCACAAAATGTTTGATGTTATGATGAGCAACAACACTTCTGATGTTGGTACTTGAATAACTGCAAAACTGgcagtaaaacattttgtttggtgAACTGTCCATTTCCCTGTTACATTTGGTAAGTGATGCATTTCGTGTGTGCTTCTTCTGCTGCGACAGCTCAGCTTTGTCTTTTGCTTTTTTAGAAGATTCTGAGATGTTCTTCTGAGGTGCGGAGTCTTCTATTACTGTCTCTGATTTTTCAGGCGTCATCTGTGATGTTGTATGTGATGTGACATGAGCTGATTGCTTGATGTGGTCTATTGTGACAGCTTCACCTGGATGGCTTTTTTGATAGTGGACATGCATAACAACAATGGACTTGTGACTAAAGTTACAGTTGTTGCACTGATACAAAATGACATCTGCTGTGTTGGAGGTGGGATGTTGGGTTGAGGGTGCATTTTTGACTTCCTCATATTGTGTATTTGCATTCTCGAGAGAATCCGATCTTTCTGGGCTGTGCACTTTCTCACATGTATTCAACTGAGATGATCCCTCTTGACATCTAGTCGCTGAATATCTGCAGTACAACAAGGAATTATCCACTTTATGTTTTGGGTGCTTTTCCTTGTAATGGTCTTTCAAGGCCTTTAGTTCCTTGGAGGTATATggacacacaaaacatttgaaaaccAAACTGAGTTCATGCAAATGCATTGTGAACACTTCTAGGGCTTCTGGATGATTTTCTGTGTAGTGTCTCTTGAGGTTGGCTACACTTGAAAACTCAATTGGACATTCCAGGCAACGAAAGGTAGCACTCTGATCACTCTGATCCTGAATGTAGACGGCGTTATATCTAATGTATGGGTGGTCGCTCTGGTAATGGGTAGACATGTTTCTGATGCCCACATCACTGTAGTCACAGTGCTTACAAAAATACTCTTTTGGGCTTTCTGTGCATCCATTAACAAGATTAGCCatcttctcttcttcatcttcactaaattcaaatgaaaactcTGTGTTTCTGGATGACTGCTGTTTCCTTGAATTGGCTTTTTCTGGGagctctttcttttctttgtctgacttTGCTTTTTTAGCAGCACAGCTCTCTGAGATTTCACTATTGGTCCTCTTCCCAGTGTTGTTAGGAGGTGTTTCTTTGAATTTTTCCCTAGATTTTTCTGGTCTCAGGTCACTAATTAAAAGGTGGTCATATCGCAGAAATCGTTCAGGAACATCTTTGGAGATATCAATCATGGACTTTGCAGTGACTTTAAACACACCACTGCTGTTTGGGCTGGAGCTTGAGGGAGATTCTTGCAGAAGTATGGTTGCTTTGTTGTTATCTAGAACCACTGGACTCTCAGATAACTTCACTGAGGTTTTCCCATTTGATCCAGATGTTGGTGCAAAGTATTTGGTGATGGTCTGCAGTGGCCTCTTATATGTTTTCAGATCCTTTGATGAGTTAAGTGCACATGTAGCTTTTGAGGTAGACTTAACTGCACCTTCCTTGTGCTGGTTTGTTGGAATGACAATTGTTTTGGTCTCAAGAATTTCCGTCCCGTTGTGATTCACTAATTTTTTACTACACAGTTTCTCATGATCGTTTAAAACATCCTGACTACAAGCTTTAAAATCACAGTGCTggcataaaaaaatatttcctggattgctgcttttgttgtcagtgttggCTTTGTTAGTCTCTGAGCTTTTTAAACCAGCATCTCTTAGTGCAGTATCAATATCAATGCCATGCACCATGGTCAGGTGTTCAAAAAGGTAGACTTTGGATTTCAGAATGAGAGTGCAATGACTACAATGGAAAGACTTGATCGCGGACTCTTGGGTGACAGATTGATTGTGCATCGTGTGGCCAGAGGTGGAAAAGTGCACTGAATCTGAGGgggcaatttaaaaaataacattgaaTACGCAACTTAATTTGACACATTAAACTGAATCAACGCTTGACAATCTCAGAAAGAAATAACTGCAACCAATACCTTTTTGCATCTCGCATTCCTCCTAAACCCAGAGCAATATTTATCAAGACACAGATGTGTCACACCTAGAGGATTGAGAAGATATGTTATTGCATTGCTCAAGAACAGCGCCGTATATTTAGTCTGTATTTTACGCTTGTTAAAAGTTAAACGAGCCACTGAAGGTTTCTACAAGATGAAACTGACACCAAGAGACATGCTGCCCCCTCC is from Lates calcarifer isolate ASB-BC8 linkage group LG13, TLL_Latcal_v3, whole genome shotgun sequence and encodes:
- the LOC108878917 gene encoding zinc finger protein 462, translating into MQKDSVHFSTSGHTMHNQSVTQESAIKSFHCSHCTLILKSKVYLFEHLTMVHGIDIDTALRDAGLKSSETNKANTDNKSSNPGNIFLCQHCDFKACSQDVLNDHEKLCSKKLVNHNGTEILETKTIVIPTNQHKEGAVKSTSKATCALNSSKDLKTYKRPLQTITKYFAPTSGSNGKTSVKLSESPVVLDNNKATILLQESPSSSSPNSSGVFKVTAKSMIDISKDVPERFLRYDHLLISDLRPEKSREKFKETPPNNTGKRTNSEISESCAAKKAKSDKEKKELPEKANSRKQQSSRNTEFSFEFSEDEEEKMANLVNGCTESPKEYFCKHCDYSDVGIRNMSTHYQSDHPYIRYNAVYIQDQSDQSATFRCLECPIEFSSVANLKRHYTENHPEALEVFTMHLHELSLVFKCFVCPYTSKELKALKDHYKEKHPKHKVDNSLLYCRYSATRCQEGSSQLNTCEKVHSPERSDSLENANTQYEEVKNAPSTQHPTSNTADVILYQCNNCNFSHKSIVVMHVHYQKSHPGEAVTIDHIKQSAHVTSHTTSQMTPEKSETVIEDSAPQKNISESSKKAKDKAELSQQKKHTRNASLTKCNREMDSSPNKMFYCQFCSYSSTNIRSVVAHHNIKHFVHGLTDTEEILLYSATVQKKIPQNETEASARTASSDSKTSKQVEVCGEKKTQYEVDNVADASVVGSNPYACAENLFYCQKCNIGNPTVKGILNHQAKVHQRINSSRECIIEHTALVRDEIEKSKSHTKELAFSTHLPPPLMNEGDEDRLFCHFCNYRHNSMTQVMKHYLKRHNGVEVKVEQIHLHTALVLKKTQGTHLKTTANQEVSHVSLGKKGNKKKKTKKHAKCLSVSASPSATQTQRTLGCHRCTYSTQYVYLLRRHMWKIHQANRSVNDVLRVCFKQGMLQSGYHCDLCVFSHKNAEAVHMHYQEQHPTRRLSLEYVSAQLYVGPDTSSCKGKKPQIKHTGGISDGDGTDSGLLSERIAQNDIKRYSCRACSFKGSSLSSITQHYRAVHPWSVKDDGSVLNVITSKKPSANSHVEDYNQVSGSFDSYQVPLEFDKSAGLSHEATASPTMLKCLYCPARFQTHRGLSTHCGMKHPGAVPENSDEQQEQMETSVHVFKCRYCTYVNTNHKGVLTHCQMRHPASISRADSLHVDETHIQSWDNSLKRKGPWWQFGTSWVHV